From Helicoverpa armigera isolate CAAS_96S chromosome 19, ASM3070526v1, whole genome shotgun sequence, one genomic window encodes:
- the LOC135118231 gene encoding uncharacterized protein LOC135118231, producing the protein MFARVRHEDSFTEQFPVTSGVKQGCVMAPTLFAIYFSAVMNDAMQKCTNKITLNVRMDKSVFNLSRFRAKRKVTTVSVAEIQYADDVCLMADSIADLQDCLDHLDESCRKFGLVISASKTQILKQPARGKSADNVTVYLSGKTLKELGTFRYLGSLIRNDNRLEFEISARIAKAAAAFGALKHRVWNSHDLKLQTKIAVYKALILPLLLYASETWCLYKGDIKRRDTFHMKYLRAILRIRWQDRVSNTDALRRTGLAGMECLLMKGQLRRCGHLVRMESSRLPKTIFYSEISLGKRQAGGQYLRYRDVLKRHLKSTGLSPNSWEDLATQRSEWRKAVHQGLENFESHRLEDLDGKRLARKTRPKPTYNYTFNANGELYCASSDRIF; encoded by the coding sequence ATGTTTGCCCGCGTACGTCACGAAGACAGTTTTACAGAACAATTCCCCGTAACAAGTGGGGTCAAACAGGGGTGTGTTATGGCGCCCACACTGTTTGCAATCTACTTCTCCGCAGTAATGAACGATGCCATGCAAAAATGTACGAACAAGATTACTCTTAACGTTCGCATGGACAAAAGCGTATTCAACCTCTCGCGCTTTAGGGCAAAACGCAAAGTAACGACTGTCTCCGTTGCCGAAATACAGTATGCCGACGACGTCTGCCTTATGGCTGACAGCATTGCTGATCTCCAGGACTGTCTCGACCACCTAGACGAGTCCTGCCGCAAATTTGGCTTAGTAATCAGTGCATCAAAGACCCAAATTCTAAAACAGCCCGCAAGAGGAAAATCTGCGGATAACGTGACTGTTTACCTTAGCGGCAAAACTTTGAAGGAGTTAGGAACCTTTCGGTACCTAGGCAGTCTTATACGTAACGACAATCGTCTGGAGTTTGAGATATCAGCACGAATTGCAAAGGCGGCTGCAGCATTTGGTGCACTCAAACACCGTGTTTGGAACTCACACGATCTTAAGTTACAGACTAAGATTGCCGTATACAAAGCTTTAATTCTACCACTGCTTCTTTACGCCTCGGAGACATGGTGTCTTTACAAAGGTGATATTAAACGCCGTGACACTTTCCACATGAAGTATCTCCGAGCAATACTCCGTATACGTTGGCAAGATCGGGTTTCCAATACGGATGCTCTTCGACGGACGGGCTTGGCGGGCATGGAGTGCCTTCTGATGAAAGGTCAGCTACGCCGGTGTGGTCACCTGGTACGCATGGAGTCCTCCAGGTTGCCGAAAACTATTTTCTATTCGGAAATCAGTTTGGGTAAACGACAAGCTGGAGGACAATATTTACGTTACAGGGATGTATTAAAGCGCCACTTAAAATCGACCGGTTTATCCCCGAACTCATGGGAGGACCTAGCCACCCAAAGATCTGAGTGGCGAAAGGCAGTTCATCAAGGACTAGAAAACTTCGAGTCCCATCGTCTTGAAGACCTTGACGGTAAACGCCTGGCCCGTAAAACTCGTCCTAAACCGACGTATAATTACACCTTTAATGCAAACGGAGAGCTCTACTGTGCATCATCTGACcgaattttttaa